The following coding sequences lie in one Rutidosis leptorrhynchoides isolate AG116_Rl617_1_P2 chromosome 4, CSIRO_AGI_Rlap_v1, whole genome shotgun sequence genomic window:
- the LOC139840591 gene encoding uncharacterized protein, protein MSPNATTPVHHLSLRSVLEKEKLNDTNFLDWYHNLRIVLKVEKKSYILDGPVPEEPPANATKSIRDAWTKHTDDSTEVACLMLATMIPDLQKDLEHHDAFEMLKKLKEMFQQQARQQCFETVRALHACKMAEGTSVSSYVLKMKSYIDQLERLGSSIGPELAIDLILNSLPKSYDQFVLNYNMNNWEKSISELHLMLKTAEKNIPSKTSEALMIREGKIKKPKAKGKGKGKPKSRGNYKGKKFVPKDSVKKKEKPAKDATCFHCG, encoded by the coding sequence ATGTCACCCAATGCAACTACACCTGTTCACCACCTTTCTCTAAGATCTGTCTTAGAGAAGGAAAAACTCAATGATACGAACTTCTTAGACTGGTATCATAatttgagaattgttctcaaagtcGAAAAGAAGTCTTATATACTTGATGGACCCGTTCCTGAGGAACCCCCTGCTAATGCCACAAAGAGCATCCGAGATGCTTGGACTAAGCACACGGATGACTCCACAGAGGTAGCATGCCTCATGTTAGCCACCATGATTCCAGACTTGCAAAAAGACCTGGAGCATCATGATGCCTTTGAGATGCTTAAGAAGCTAAAGgaaatgttccaacaacaagctaGGCAACAATGCTTTGAAACTGTCAGAGCGTTACACGCATGCAAGATGGCAGAGGGGACATCTGTAAGCTCTTATGTTCTAAAAATGAAGAGCTACATAGATCAACTTGAGAGGCTTGGATCTTCCATTGGTCCTGAGTTGGCAATAGACTTGATCCTCAACTCACTACCAAAGTCATATGATCAGTTCGTCTTGAACTACAATATGAACAATTGGGAGAAATCTATCTCGGAGTTGCATTTAATGCTTAAGACTGCCGAGAAAAATATTCCATCCAAAACCTCTGAAGCCCTCATGATTCGGGAAGGAAAAATCAAGAAACCAAAAGCCAAAGGCAAAGGTAAAGGCAAACCTAAGAGTCGAGGCAACTACAAAGGAAAAAAGTTTGTCCCAAAGGATTCTGTCAAGAAGAAAGAAAAACCTGCTAAAGATGCCACTTGTTTCCATTGTGGATAA